ttcaaaatgatcAACTACACACTTGAAGTTTATAAATGGTTGCAATTGGCAAATTGTTTATAGATTAATAGTTATAGTTgggtattttaaaattaaaaaataaagataaagatTCTCTCTTATATCACATACCTCCCTCCTCTCCTTCcatcttcctcttcatctcaatctcaatcttcatcttcatcttagAGATTACCGGATTAATATGAAGGATTAACACTCGAACAGCACTCATCGCCACACCTACGGTTGCGTCGTTGGTTCAAGTGCCCATTAGTAAACAACTGAATTCGAAACGAGAACCCATAAGACAACCCAATACCCATCTCATCAAACGAAACctatttgatttcaaataaaattaagaggaaaaaaggaaaggggTTTCAGCGAAGCCGGCAAAACCCAAAACGTGAAGATTGGAAAGGAACTGAACAAAGCTATGGCGACAAATTGATATTGAAAAGCTTAAGGAGTTGTAAGAGGAAAAGGAGGTGGGAAAGGGAAAGTAGCATAGAGGAGAGTGAAAGCgaaggaagaaaagggaattggatagaaaattgaagaggTGTTACAATCAGAATCTTTAGTTTGGAAGAAAGATTTTGGGAATTGGActtggagaagaagagagtgaGGTTTTGAAAGTGCAAAAACTTTGAGAATGGAAGAGCAATTGGATTAAAAGAGTTGTTGTTGTAGGTTTTTTGTTACTCTGTTTTGAAGAAAGGTTTAGATGATGGTCACTTCGAAGTtccatcaaattttttaagagTAAATATTTCGTTCAGATCCACCTATGTCTACACTTTTCCATCTTCATGTCGATTTGAATTCTGGATTCTAATCATGGAAATGAAGgtggaaggagaagaagagttTTGGATGAGACacaatctttatttttatttttttaatttcaaaatatcaaatcataattattaattttaactttaaaggTCTCATTGATCATTagcattatttttttatttttaattaaaatgaaacttCACAGGTTAATTGAAacctttttttccattttcaattttactcaaaattttaaaaataggtttcTTGTTGGAAAAGCAAAATGGTAAATTAGTTCATCAAActctcttttgaaaattaattagcTCTGAAAAGCCTTAAACTATTGATTGATGTATCAAAGagttaaaacttttaattttatattaaacacaaaagttAAGTCTAGATTCGTTAGTTTCtacaaaatattgaacatATCAAGCCTAAATGACAAAATCAAGAGAAGGGCTAATGAACAGTATTAAATGAGTTTTTAGAGATTAAGAATACCAACACATTTAACCTCTACTAAACAGTCAAGAGACAACTTATTAGAAATCCTCGTggagaaaaatcaaagataAATGAGGGACAGTTGGGAAGTAAAATACTTTCCCTGTTGCTTCAGTATAAGTACCGTGTAAGTCTCAAAAgaattgggtttttttttctaccaCATTATTTGCTTTATTCTCTCATCTACCGCTTTCCCCCTCAgttttgaactaaaaaaatcaaaacaaatgtTCGGTGGGAAAATGAGGTCAAGATAAAGACAAAACTTGAGTAACGTGGATCCAGCCTTATAGTAAGTAATCTGTGCCTTTACATTGTCAAAATTGTAGAGCATAGAGAGCCAAATCCCGTCTCTATGGCGCCATCAATCCTTCTATTGTGTAGGAAAGTGATTTCGCCCAATCCGCTTTTAGTAACAGCGTTTGCAGTGTTCGCATCACATTATACTCGGGATCAAGTTTCCTCTGCCAACCctattcaaatataacaagattAGAAGTAACATTATGAGGCTTAGCCAATTTTGGGGTAGTCATCATAAAATGGATCTGTAAATTTCGAAAGTAAAATTAAGATTGTTTACTCCTAAGAAATAGCTTGTCTCAATTAAGATGACAAACCACCCTTTATGACCGAGTTTGGGCGAAACGAAATTCTCTGCTGGAATTGAACTAATTAAAgggaagaaatatataaaaaataaggaaatttTAGTTAAGCTCGATTATAACTGAAAATATGTTCccaaaaaacagaaaaaagatttttaaaaaatgaagtccATTGTTCAAGGAGAGAAGACCGTGGTGgactaattttatataattgaagaaatctcaagaaaaaagaaaaggaaagagaatgTCTTGTTTAATGTACAACTTAGATCAGATGGCAGTGcatgaaaatatattcatcATTCAACTGCAGAAATATGGGTTATCGTCATCAAAATTCAAGCCTTTCAAAATCAGCCTTTATCTTCCCccgttttatttaaaacagaAACTCATGCAAGGACAGGATTTATATTGGAAATGGGAAAGACAATGTTGTGAAAATAGGAAAAGCAGATGTACCTCAAGAACCAAGGTTGTGACCATCACAGTGCAGACATTTCCATCAATGTTGACTCTATAACGCCTCACTTTTTCCAGTAATTGCTGCATGGCTTCAGCAGGATGCACTAAATCAGCTTCTGGCGTGGCCCAGAAAGAAAATGCCTCCGTCACTTCCTGCAAGCAAAGTGATCAGAAATACTCTCACAAAAAGCAGAATGAAAATCCAGAGAGAAATTCAAGTGGTGAAAAAACACCTCGTCTCAAATCCACAAGGGGGTGGTAATAGACATGAATACTTCTTACTTCTGGGCTATATTGAGGATAAACAAAGATCACTCCTTAAGACTAAAATTAACCAAAGGATTCATTCTATTGTCATAGGTAGGGCTAGAAGACTAATACATACtccttgtttaatttttcttcaaaagaaaaaataaaaacagaaacaatGAAGCCACATAGGGAGGGCtaaaaaatatgggttggcttcaaaagaaaagctaTGCTTATtgcttaaacaaaaaaatagatcTATTTCAGCTGATCATGGGAAAACTTACAAGCCATGTGCTTGTATACTTGTTTCCAACTAGAGCGTGACCATCACaccaaaaaattaaacttcaaattccaggatctaattataattactccagaaactaaaaaacaatagaGATGTACTGGGATTACCTCAATAAATGCCTCCGGATCAGGgcaattttgttgttttgataATCTCAGGGTGCACTCTGCAACGCTGCGACCATCCCTTCGAGCAACAGCCTTAAAAAATTCTAGTAAATTTACTCTATCATTTCCAGAAAGTTCAGCAGTCATGCCTACATCAAGGAAAACAACATGAGGCTTTGAATTGAAGAGTCGCTTCCTACGGGACTTTCCATGAGGCACCCTAACAAGAATATTCCCAGGATGCATGTCTGCATGTATAAAGTTATCCACCTGATAAGAGGATATCGGACTGTCgttagaataaaaaacatgCAATgctagataattaaaaaaaatggcagTGCTGGACAAAAACATGcatggaaaagaagaaagcatAAATCATGAATTTAACTGATTGCAACgaaataaagcaaaattcTTCATACCCCAAGAAAAACAGAACAGTTTTAAATAAGGAATAACAATTGTCAATGCCATAGAAGTGCATAAGTTATATTACCAGAAGCATTTTAAGAAGTGCATGAGTCCCAATGTGTGCCAATGCAGACTTCAGTCTTTCATTTCCTTCCAGCTCATCAACGTAGTGTGAAACACTTTCCCCATGTTCATAAGTCTCCACTAAAACAGCAGGATGTACGAGAGGATACACAGGTTTTGGAAATGAAACATCCTTCCACTGTCTAAAGTTATAAATAAAGCGGCTCAAGTGAGCAGCTTCCCTTGCAAGATCCACTTGAGACATCATAAAAACCGCAAATTGTTGCACACTTTCATCCAATCTCAACCACTTCAGAGTAGGAATAAACTTTGAGATTTTTGCTACCAAGTCGATTATAATGAAATCTCTCCTAATTGATTCACCGACACCAGGATGTCTAACTTTTACAGCAACTAGCATAGGCTTCACTTGTTGACCAGGATAACGAAATTTCAAATAAGCTCGATGTACCTGAGCAATACTTCCTGATGCCACAGGCgcttcttcaaatttctcaaatatctcAGAAAGCCTTCTACCAAATGCCCGTTCAATAGTTTTTTTCGTGTAGGAAAAACTATGCTCAGGAGCCTTAGTGTGAAGCTCTGATAACTTGGTACATAAGTCCCTAGGGAAGAGATCTGGCCTTGTTGCTGCCCATTGACCCCATTTGATGAATGCTGGACCACCTTTTTCCAATGAACGGTGAACAACCCGAAGCCAGAGTCTTCTGAAATTGTATCCAAAGGTATCCATAAATGGAGCCATCAGTATGCAAGGTGAGAACAAGATGGCTAGATATAGTGCTCTAAGTAATAATATCAGAACTTCTAATGTGGAACGTAGTAGTGAAACCATGATGGCATGCCCATCTTCTGCACGTACGTAGAAAGAATTAGGAGATGGGTAGTGGCCTGCATTTGCAAATGTTCTTTGGGCTGCTAGCTCTCCACATGCGAAAGCAAATATACCAGGAACTATCAGGTAAGAACGTGAAATAGACAAGATAAATGCTTGAGCAGCTTTGTTTATGGGGGGAAAAGCACGGCCATCGGAAGAGAATTTGTAAGAAAACCTTTTTGAAACCAACTGAGCATGTTGTTTAATGGCATTACTGGCTGTGAAGACACCAAAACTTCTGGTGTTACAAGTCCCATAAAAACTTCTCCAAGTGCAGTGAGATGGGGAGGAAGGATGTCCCCTTGataaaaaactacaatatgAGAAAATTTGATTACGAAAGAGAGGCCAAACTGCAACAATTTTCCCGCTCTTCTTCGCTTCTAAATGGCTCAATCTTTGGCTTGTAATGAGGGAACCTGCTGTCTTCTTTATATTCCCCAGCATCAAATATCTGCAAgcatattaaaattagtttagcACAAAATTCTATAATAAATACTACAAAACCGGGAAATGTTcggtttaattaattcatgTTAGTATCCTCCAAAAAGAAGATGGTAATTCATGGTTTCCACAAGAATGCAGATTGCAGTCATAAATTATGTAAGTCATAATTGATTTATCCACATCTACAAAAGTATCCCACGGACTTTCAAGCAAATTACGCTCtcgaaaatataataaactacaaaaagaaacaacGAAACGTGTTTGCTTTAGCACTTGCCCGATCGTCCCTTCCATTCATCAACAGAAATTTACAGAACACAGAAAATGAACGAGAAAATACTAACTGTAACTGCTCTTGTACGCCGTATGCACGGCAGTGATGCAAAGCATAGGACTACAAATCACGATATTCTAGAATAAAAGAGTCTAAAAGAACTGTATCCAAATATTACCTATGATACCATTACACTGGGTAAATAAAATCTCTctcttgttttattattattgatgaagGCCCTTTATAAAGACAATGGATACAGATGAAAACTACAAGAGATAGAAGAAGAGACTAAATAAGAGTTATATGGGAGTTGTAACCAATAAcagatttaattatttattttgttaaaatacaTGCCAAGAGTTGCAGAATTCATAAGCTCACGCCCAAACTCATGTTTCGTTTTTACAGGAAATGGAGGGTTAGAGAAGAATCAACACAAAAAGGACTTACAcgatacatatatatatttaaaaaatgaaaaaattacaCTGTAAGATCAAAAGGCACAGTACCTCGACATGGTGATCGAAAACTTGATGAGGAAAGGATCCGGGAATCATGCGCAGGTGGTGAAAGATTCCTACCAGcatttttttgaagaattcaACCTTAGGCACTCTCCTTGAGTTTGGGCATCACCTGGCCAAATTGAGATTCggttttttagggtttttcaGAAAGCTAAAGTTACCTAAACCATGTAAGAGGTAGACGAGTAACTGAAAACGCCGtcgttgcatttttttttttttaatcggGCGCGCAGTCTTAAGGCCCAACTTTCTCATGGGCCTTACGCGATTCGGCTCAATCTTGATGAACACATTACACACAAGGTTTAGTctagagaaaaatgaagtttcaCATCATCTTTAGagagtaataaataaaaatttagagaattCGTAATGGGTAGCTACcaataactaaataattaaaactttttattttctaacttttaacATCTAGAGTTTATATAGTATATGTAAATGAGATATTTGAACTCGGAACCTTTTGTCTTCGAGAACATACAGATGTCAGTTAAGCTAAGTTTATGTTGTCAATATGCTAATAACTCATAATTTGGTTTACGAATGAGTGTGAATAAGATAAACTATAGACAATGATTAAAAGAATggtattatattaaatatatccTTGTTATTTTAGTATTCATATCATTTGGCTACATGTTAAACACTCGTAACAaagtatatcaatagtatGTACAATGAATAATGTATATCTAAGTATAGAAAACAAGTTAAACTTTAATCCTTGTAAATTGtacctaaaaaatttatatttcatcgTGAGTAATTGCAAATACAACAATCATAGTAGAAAAATATTAGCATATAgcatcatttaatttttcattttttataaatatagtaaattttattactaaaatctatatttatgtgaataattttccaaagttgaattttttgttgtgttattttaagaatatgagcatatgttcaaatttatggataatttcttaataacatttataaatcattaatgaatttgatttttctatcaacaataaattttataataatgtcaCTGCAAACTTTCAATCTCatccaactatttttttaactacatagttacaataataataataatataagtctttaaatataattgtagttatttaatctcatttttttacttccacaaaatgtgaaaattaaaatatcaatagtaaaaaaataagaagaaaaccttAGTCTTTCTTAACAATGTGAAGTTGTcaaccatttttattagaaaacaaaatttatagtttgaaGAGAATAGATGATAGTATAACTCAAATTATTGGTAGATTGTGAACATAATTggtgtttaaattaatttcttatattctcataaaaaaagaaaaaagagaattgaaATAATTGGTTGAATGTATGaatttaaacatgaaaaacaaatatttagatgtgtaattaggaaaaaaagaaggctAGAAGATTAGATAATGGTACCCACACGATGagaaataatacaaattgtaaaaagaaaaagaaaatgctttTGACTTTTGAAGAGCATtatgaaataattgaatttggaatTGAGATGacacaaataaaacaattagatGGTTATGTgtaattaaaacattattaatttgaCTGAAACAGTTCCAAATCAAAAGTTAATCCCTCTTTTCAAACACAATTAATCTCAAATCATAAACCCCTCTCCCCCGCTGAAATATGTCTTTTCCATCTaaactcaaatttttatatttaaatttcatttgataaaattgcAAACAAAAGGTCGGccacttgaaaaaaaagaaaagcaataataataaataactaaactaCGTCCATCtcacttgaattttaaaattgtaaaaatgaaaattttgatcattCTAATCCAAATTTGGTAAAGAGTTTAAAGTAAAAGTCGAAAATGcatctcattttttaaaactgtttGATTGCTATCTAATTGTCATCTGATTACATAATTATCTTCTATTTAGTCGTCAGTTCAGAatagttatttaattattatcttttttactAGTAATTTTTTATCAACCAACACTTTGCTGGTCACCACTACACCACTACTTTACTTAACTGTTATTGTTCTACTTGTCATCATTCAACACTAAGGCTCTTCCACGACACGTTTGCTCACTACTCTCTCTTAGAAGAGGAACCAACATTGCCAACTTGTTACCTTCATCAAAACAGTTTCTCTACGTGTCATCGACCACTGTTACATGTTCAATCGTCGAGCTCTCTCTTTAACACACTTGCCTCTTATTTAGAAATGTAAGAGTTTGGGTGACAACTAGGGTTTAAGTGTGAAGAGTGTGTAAGAAGGTAAAACATCTTAGGGAGAAATGGgagtatagaaaataaattttactacaTGTGCAATATCTAAAAAGTCCAAACtacatatttaaaactttCCTACATGGTTTTCCCAgatatattacaattttccAACAAAACTTCTTTCTCCTAATTTCCACACTCTTACTGCAAATTATCCTGCCTCTCTACAGTACACATGCTGGCACATATTTGTACACTTTTTTTCCCAGAATCACTAAGGCTCCTTTTAGatccaataataattaaataagacGCATTGCAAAGACCACGATTATGGATTAATCGAAACGTATcctcaacttttaattaattgaaaaaataataattgttatgcTTTTGTTGAAGAGTACGTATGTGAAATACATATAGATAGGTTGcctaaaaaacaatattatacaTGCTTTGAGCTTGCTTAAATAGACTTGAGAACTTCTGAACAGAAAATAACGTGCctaatttgaacaaaataaaataaataactgaAAACATAAAGTGGATTAATCACTTTAGCTCAAGTTTAACTTGATGTCTCAACTTATGAATAATGACCTACACagataaattttctaaacattattgaaaaatagagaatgGAAAACTAAACGAGAGTGTGAAAAGAAATACACATCTCAATGGAAGATGACTAGACCTAATTGAAtacatataaatttgttaaaattgtcATTATATCGTGGTCAAAGGGAGGAAAAAAGTCTACatcaacaaagaaaacaaatagtttttttttttttttatctcgtAATCACATCATTAAAGTAGGGAGCTTCTAGATAATCACTTTAACCAAATCAGCAAATCAAAGTCTCATTTTCCCTAAGCACAAACTTTCTTCATTGATAAATAGTCAAAACAAGAGCCCACAAGCCGACAcccttattatttatttatttattttggccTACTTTTAGGCCACAAGACCTCAGAATTAAAAGCATAAATGCAATGATAATAATCTGTTTTTATGCTTATTTGAGGATATTGACACAACAAAGCAAGCAAACATGAATCCATAGCACAACGACAAAGCACTTGAATTGGAAAAGCTTGACATTAGGGGATGGGATAGTGATAATGGGAAGCccaattattaaaaaacttgccacaaatttcttctcttgtaTGTT
This DNA window, taken from Cucumis sativus cultivar 9930 chromosome 6, Cucumber_9930_V3, whole genome shotgun sequence, encodes the following:
- the LOC101212362 gene encoding uncharacterized aarF domain-containing protein kinase 2, producing MSRYLMLGNIKKTAGSLITSQRLSHLEAKKSGKIVAVWPLFRNQIFSYCSFLSRGHPSSPSHCTWRSFYGTCNTRSFGVFTASNAIKQHAQLVSKRFSYKFSSDGRAFPPINKAAQAFILSISRSYLIVPGIFAFACGELAAQRTFANAGHYPSPNSFYVRAEDGHAIMVSLLRSTLEVLILLLRALYLAILFSPCILMAPFMDTFGYNFRRLWLRVVHRSLEKGGPAFIKWGQWAATRPDLFPRDLCTKLSELHTKAPEHSFSYTKKTIERAFGRRLSEIFEKFEEAPVASGSIAQVHRAYLKFRYPGQQVKPMLVAVKVRHPGVGESIRRDFIIIDLVAKISKFIPTLKWLRLDESVQQFAVFMMSQVDLAREAAHLSRFIYNFRQWKDVSFPKPVYPLVHPAVLVETYEHGESVSHYVDELEGNERLKSALAHIGTHALLKMLLVDNFIHADMHPGNILVRVPHGKSRRKRLFNSKPHVVFLDVGMTAELSGNDRVNLLEFFKAVARRDGRSVAECTLRLSKQQNCPDPEAFIEEVTEAFSFWATPEADLVHPAEAMQQLLEKVRRYRVNIDGNVCTVMVTTLVLEGWQRKLDPEYNVMRTLQTLLLKADWAKSLSYTIEGLMAP